From a single Parambassis ranga chromosome 2, fParRan2.1, whole genome shotgun sequence genomic region:
- the LOC114432018 gene encoding F-box only protein 3-like isoform X2: MLTMAASTELRVDDLPSDPLLHILSYLSFRDLVHCSYVSRRLNDLSNHNALWKSLCCKHWLLTDADRLRSGLSWYNLFQQYYASLGRYIQHYPVLKRAWEQLKSFLQQRCPRMITSLKEGVSEVQLNEIEAQIGCRLPDDYRCSYRIHNGQKLVIPGLMGSMSLSNHYRSEVLLDMETAAGGFHLKKGMRRCLPLTFCFHTGLSQYMALETTEGRRLGESFYPCPDQTAQDPAAIDMFITGSSFSEWFTTYIHNVVTGEYPIIRDQIFRYVHDKSCVATTGDITVSVSTSFLPELSSVHPPHFFFTYRIRIEMSSSASPDAACQLDSRYWKITTSDGNVEEVQGPGVVGEFPIMTPGKVHEYASCTTFSTPSEYMEGHYTFHRLANKEEVFQVAIPRFHMVCPPYKEPAVRTKASASYTSRFDGHDDDNEYCDRDSDDFGDLRGINMAALEGAWCPRHI, translated from the exons atgctaacaatGGCAGCCTCCACGGAGTTACGGGTGGATGACCTGCCCTCGGACCCGCTGCTGCACATTCTATCCTACCTGAGCTTCAGGGACCTGGTCCA CTGCAGTTACGTCAGCAGGCGGCTGAACGACCTGTCCAATCACAACGCTCTGTGGAAGTCCCTGTGCTGCAAACACTGGCTGCTGACGGA tgCCGACCGGCTGCGCAGCGGCCTGTCCTGGTACAATCTGTTCCAGCAGTACTACGCCAGCCTGGGCCGCTACATCCAACACTACCCGGTCCTGAAGAGGGCCTGGGAGCAGCTGAAGAGCTTCCTGCAGCAGAGGTGTCCACGCATGATCACATCACTcaaag aggGCGTCTCAGAGGTGCAGCTGAATGAAATCGAGGCTCAGATCGGCTGCAGGCTTCCAGACGACTACCGCTGCTCATACCGCATCCACAACGGACAGAAGCTGGTCATCCCCGG GCTGATGGGCAGCATGTCCCTGTCCAACCACTACCGGTCGGAGGTCCTGTTGGACATGGAGACGGCGGCCGGCGGCTTCCATCTGAAGAAGGGGATGAGACGCTGCCTGCCGCTCACCTTCTGCTTCCACACCGGCCTCAGCCAGTACATggcgctggagaccaccgagggACGGCGGCTTGGCGAGAGCTTCTACCCCTGCCCC gatcaGACGGCTCAGGACCCGGCAGCCATTGACATGTTCATCACAG gctccTCCTTCTCAGAGTGGTTCACCACATACATCCACAACGTGGTCACAGGAGAATATCCCATCATCAGAGACCAGATCTTCAG GTATGTTCACGATAAGTCCTGCGTGGCCACCACCGGGGACATCACCGTCTCTGTGTCTACCTCCTTCCTGCCGGAGCTCTCGTCGGTCCACCCGCCACACTTCTTCTTCACATACCGCATCAG GATAGAAATGTCCAGCAGCGCCTCGCCTGACGCCGCCTGCCAGCTCGACAGCCGCTACTGGAAGATCACCACCTCTGACGGCAACGTGGAGGAAGTCCAGGGGCCCGGCGTGGTCG gagagtTTCCCATCATGACTCCTGGGAAGGTGCATGAATACGCCAGCTGCACCACCTTCTCCACCCCGTCAGAGTACATGGAGGGCCACTACACCTTCCACAGGCTGG CAAATAAAGAGGAAGTCTTCCAGGTGGCCATCCCGCGCTTCCACATGGTCTGCCCTCCCTACAAAGAGCCGGCGGTCCGAACG AAGGCGTCGGCCAGTTACACGTCTCGCTTCGATGGCCACGACGATGACAACGAGTACTGCGACAGAGACAGTGACGACTTTGGCGATCTGAGAGGAATCAACATGGCCGCTCTGGAGGGAGCATGGTGCCCTCGAcacatctga
- the LOC114432018 gene encoding F-box only protein 3-like isoform X1 gives MLTMAASTELRVDDLPSDPLLHILSYLSFRDLVHCSYVSRRLNDLSNHNALWKSLCCKHWLLTDADRLRSGLSWYNLFQQYYASLGRYIQHYPVLKRAWEQLKSFLQQRCPRMITSLKEGVSEVQLNEIEAQIGCRLPDDYRCSYRIHNGQKLVIPGLMGSMSLSNHYRSEVLLDMETAAGGFHLKKGMRRCLPLTFCFHTGLSQYMALETTEGRRLGESFYPCPDQTAQDPAAIDMFITGSSFSEWFTTYIHNVVTGEYPIIRDQIFRYVHDKSCVATTGDITVSVSTSFLPELSSVHPPHFFFTYRIRIEMSSSASPDAACQLDSRYWKITTSDGNVEEVQGPGVVGEFPIMTPGKVHEYASCTTFSTPSEYMEGHYTFHRLANKEEVFQVAIPRFHMVCPPYKEPAVRTQKASASYTSRFDGHDDDNEYCDRDSDDFGDLRGINMAALEGAWCPRHI, from the exons atgctaacaatGGCAGCCTCCACGGAGTTACGGGTGGATGACCTGCCCTCGGACCCGCTGCTGCACATTCTATCCTACCTGAGCTTCAGGGACCTGGTCCA CTGCAGTTACGTCAGCAGGCGGCTGAACGACCTGTCCAATCACAACGCTCTGTGGAAGTCCCTGTGCTGCAAACACTGGCTGCTGACGGA tgCCGACCGGCTGCGCAGCGGCCTGTCCTGGTACAATCTGTTCCAGCAGTACTACGCCAGCCTGGGCCGCTACATCCAACACTACCCGGTCCTGAAGAGGGCCTGGGAGCAGCTGAAGAGCTTCCTGCAGCAGAGGTGTCCACGCATGATCACATCACTcaaag aggGCGTCTCAGAGGTGCAGCTGAATGAAATCGAGGCTCAGATCGGCTGCAGGCTTCCAGACGACTACCGCTGCTCATACCGCATCCACAACGGACAGAAGCTGGTCATCCCCGG GCTGATGGGCAGCATGTCCCTGTCCAACCACTACCGGTCGGAGGTCCTGTTGGACATGGAGACGGCGGCCGGCGGCTTCCATCTGAAGAAGGGGATGAGACGCTGCCTGCCGCTCACCTTCTGCTTCCACACCGGCCTCAGCCAGTACATggcgctggagaccaccgagggACGGCGGCTTGGCGAGAGCTTCTACCCCTGCCCC gatcaGACGGCTCAGGACCCGGCAGCCATTGACATGTTCATCACAG gctccTCCTTCTCAGAGTGGTTCACCACATACATCCACAACGTGGTCACAGGAGAATATCCCATCATCAGAGACCAGATCTTCAG GTATGTTCACGATAAGTCCTGCGTGGCCACCACCGGGGACATCACCGTCTCTGTGTCTACCTCCTTCCTGCCGGAGCTCTCGTCGGTCCACCCGCCACACTTCTTCTTCACATACCGCATCAG GATAGAAATGTCCAGCAGCGCCTCGCCTGACGCCGCCTGCCAGCTCGACAGCCGCTACTGGAAGATCACCACCTCTGACGGCAACGTGGAGGAAGTCCAGGGGCCCGGCGTGGTCG gagagtTTCCCATCATGACTCCTGGGAAGGTGCATGAATACGCCAGCTGCACCACCTTCTCCACCCCGTCAGAGTACATGGAGGGCCACTACACCTTCCACAGGCTGG CAAATAAAGAGGAAGTCTTCCAGGTGGCCATCCCGCGCTTCCACATGGTCTGCCCTCCCTACAAAGAGCCGGCGGTCCGAACG CAGAAGGCGTCGGCCAGTTACACGTCTCGCTTCGATGGCCACGACGATGACAACGAGTACTGCGACAGAGACAGTGACGACTTTGGCGATCTGAGAGGAATCAACATGGCCGCTCTGGAGGGAGCATGGTGCCCTCGAcacatctga